A genomic stretch from Dehalococcoidia bacterium includes:
- a CDS encoding P-II family nitrogen regulator, with protein MKKVEAIIRPDKLSVVRKALEEVGLAGLTVTEVKGHGTQRGITQQWRGVTYTVELLPKVKLELVVHDGLVERVLSVIQESARTGEIGDGKVFVWPVEDALRVRTGERGEAAL; from the coding sequence GTGAAGAAGGTCGAAGCCATTATCCGGCCGGACAAACTGTCCGTCGTCCGCAAGGCGCTGGAGGAGGTTGGCCTCGCGGGGCTGACGGTGACCGAGGTGAAGGGTCACGGTACCCAGCGCGGCATCACGCAGCAATGGAGGGGTGTGACCTACACGGTCGAGCTGCTCCCGAAGGTGAAGTTAGAGCTCGTGGTTCATGACGGGCTAGTGGAGCGCGTGCTCAGCGTCATCCAAGAGTCGGCTCGAACGGGCGAGATCGGTGACGGCAAGGTGTTTGTCTGGCCTGTCGAGGACGCGCTGCGCGTGCGAACGGGCGAGCGCGGCGAGGCGGCATTGTAG